CCTCATGGCTTAGGACATCCCCATTCTGGACCCCCAGGCTCTGGGGAGcagccaccacccccaccaccacctggAATGCCTCATCCTGGACCTCCTCCAATTGGCATGCCCCCCAAGGGTCTCCATTCGGATCTACCATGGGTCACCCAGGTCCCATGCTTCCACATGGTATGCGTGGACCTCCTCCACTGATGCCCCCCTCATGTGTACACTGGCCCTGCACGACCCACACCCTATGGCTACCAGCCTCTCCCTTCACCCAGACCCACTCCCCAGCCACCAGTTGCCCCTTGAGACCTGCTTTGGAGCCCCCTCCCTCAgtaaattcacatttttcttcctcctgttaCATCTTCCCAATATCTTTTTGATTCCTTGGAACAATTAGAGATGCTGTAGCTCCTTGGGGCTAAGGCACTAATTCCTTtcagcacccccaccccattcCCCTTTTTAATGTAACTTTTTCCACAggaggtatttcttttttatgttggtCCTGAGTATTTTGCAAatgcacagagaaaataaaactaaactccttgttctaaaaaaaaaaaaaatggtaaggaGACTTCATCTTCCATAAACACATTCTCTGCACTCATACTTGAGTACTAGTGTGAGCTACCCACCTCCAGTATACCACAGGCAGGAGGTGAAGCCTCCCAAAATATCTAATGTTTTAGTGATGTCCCTAGAACACGTGTAACAAGTCATGATTTGATGTACTTTACCTTCTACATACTTCTTTCCTACTAATCATGTTTTTACTTTTCCACCTTTCATCCTGTGCCCTTTCCAAGTTAGTTAACTTTTGCACACTCTAACGAAATTACATAGTACTTGTCCAACACTGGGGGTAGTTAGCAGTCTATAGGTCAGATGTAGCCCCCTATCATAATTTGATAAGTCGTATCCTTCAAATTGCACAACCCCATCTGGTTAGCATGTCTTTGGCAGTAAGTTACCAAGATTCCTGACTGAACaggtttaaatgaaaaaagaaaaacaattagtctgggtacagtggctcatgctataatcccagccctttggaaggacaaggcgggaggatcgcttgaggccaggagttcaagattggcctgggcaacaagggagatcccacctctaaaaacatttttaaaaattagcagggtgcaaTGCTGCACACCTatattcctagctactcgggaggctaaggagggaggattgcttatgCCCgggagctccaggctgcagttagctaggatggcactactgcactccagcctggatgacaagacaagactttgtctctaaaaacaaacaaataaatatttttttaaaaattaaaaagaaagcaattatCTCAAATAGAGTGAAAGAGCCCCAGGGCATCAGCTCACTCCCAGTAGAAGACTCacgttctctttttttgttctgtcaccTTCAAGCCAGTTCCCCTCAGGGCATCACATCCAAACAGGACAATGATAGCTGCCAGCAGTAGAAGATATTCATCTCATCCTGGTGGCTCTGTCTCCTGGTAGCTCTGAGAAAGGTTTTCCAGGATTGGAGGAGACCCCTCTATGTCTTGCTGGTCACATGCCACTGCTGAAACCAGTCACTGGCAAGGGGTGGAGCGGAACCACCACTACCCATTTAAGTTAATCAGGATTTAATCCCTGAGCTGGGTCATTATCCCTGAGCCATGATATTGGACAAAACCAGGATTCTGTTAATCCGGAAGAAGAGGGGCACAGTTTGGGTAGGTTATCAATAGTGTGAGCTATATCCTCTTTCTTTCaatgatgtattttttaattgaaccAGTTATCATACAGCTGAGAAACCACAGtgtagctcctctctgccttccttcaTTTCCCTGTCTGCCCATCCTCCAGTCTCTTCTTCTACCAAGTGGCAGAGATTTTATTGGCCAAGTTTCTTGGACTTTGGAGGTTTTATACATgctcttcctctgcctggaaaccTCTCCTCTCCACCCAGCCAGTTTATCTCCCACATGGTTCAGGTATCAGCTAGAGGTCTCTTCCTCCGGGGAGACTTTCATGACCCCATATCCAGGGGTGTGCTGGAATTGGTCGATTGGTAAGTGTTCAGGAAATTTGCAAGTCAGTTGTTAAACACAGcctttttaaacaataaattatagaccaggtgcggtggctcatgcctataatcccagcactttggtaggccgatgtgggtggatcacctgaggtcaggagtttgagatcagccccatcaacatgatgaaaccccatctctcctaaaaatacaaaaattagccgggcttggtggcacgtgcctgtaatcccagctactcaggaggctgagataggagaatcacttgaacccgggaggcagaggttgcagtaagccgagatcacgccacggcactccagcctgggcaacagaacaagactccatctaaaaaaaaatcaaattcttaaaaattaaattttataaacttaCATCTAAAATAAAGGCAACAAATATTCAAAACTCATTGTTCCTATtcttttactacattttactaTTGTCTATACTTCTAAGGTTATAAATATAAGAGTTTGGCAAGAGTTTGTGGAATTTATCAATTGGCTCAATGGAATTTAAACTAAAGACTAAAGAATATTGCATATTATTTGTAAATGTGTGTGCTGCTTGTCTTTTATGTCAGTAACATTTTAAACTTATGTGTAAATGTGTGTACCTTCCAAGACCCAGCTGTTACCAGAATATCACTGCCTATCTCCCCACTCTAAGCTAAATCAAGTCCTCTGTTATGTGCTCCTGTAACATCCTGAACTTGTACTTGGTAACACTTCTTACAGTAATAATTAGTCACATACTTAAATTGTTTAATGTTTGCCTTCCCTGGTAGACCCCCATGGGTCAGAGACTGTGTATGTTCCCTGTGGTATCTCCAAGAATTAGCATGAGCAAGTGAAGGAACAAATACATCATGgttcatttctcctttatttcctgCCCTCTTCCACTTCTCAGGCAAGCAAGGTTGTCAAAGCCACACATTTCATCGTATAATgccttttcctgttttctgcACTCAGGTTAACAGGAGAGGTGAATCCATTTACCTTCATAACCGAGCCAACTGGGTGACCGTAGGCATCTGTTCTTCCAGTTCCACCCACAAGATCCCTAATGTGATGCTACTGGCACATCTGACACCTGGTGCCCGGAAAGATACAGAACCCCTGTTTAAAAGTCTCCTGACATCTCCTCCTGCAGAGAAACTGGTGCTCACCAGGTGAGTTACAAAGAGAAGAGGTTAAAGATCTCTCAGAATACGTGCATTACCCCTGCGGATCTGAAATTAGAAACACTGATGACAATTGCACCAAAGGAGCATCTCACTCGCATTCCCTGCTGCAAATGACAAAGAGGAGCATCCTTAAAGATGGGTGAAATAATGTATGACAGTGGATATCAAGcaggcagttaattttttaaaaactaaatctaATTAACAGGAACTAAAGACTCATAATAAACTGCCTTTCTAGAACATGCCTCCTCTTTCATAGCATCCCAGCTTCCAACAGAGTTAGCTCTGGTCTTGTCTCAGCCTCTAACTTGGTCTATGATCATGAGCAAATTGCTTGACTTTAAGTTAATTTTGAAGGATTAATTTAAATGGAGACCTTCTCATGATAAATAGTTGCCATTctgatgtgttttgtttttgagacggagtcttgcactgtcacccaggctggagtgcagtggcacgatcttggctcactacaacctccacctcccagttcaagcgattctcctgtctcagcctcccgagtggctgggactacaggcatacaccaccacgctcagctaatttttgtatttttagtagagacagggtttcaccatattggtcaggctggtattgaactgctgacctcaggtgatccacccaccttggagtcccaaagtgctgggattacaggtgtgagccactgcacccagcctattctgACATTTTTATACATCAGAGCCTTAGGTATATGATTAAGATGAGATGGTCCTCAGGAGCCCTTACCCAGATCTATCTGGGAGACAAGTCGGGTGTCTTGAGTCTCACTCTTCAAACTACTACAAAATataagaaagaggctgggcatggtggctcacacctgtaatcccaatacttttggaggccaaggcaggtgaattgcttgagcccaggcattcaagaccagcctgggcaacgtggtgaaaccttgtctctacaaaaaaatacaaaaattagccaggcgttggtggtacatacctgttgtgccagctacttgggaggatgaggtgggagtatcacttagGCACAGGATGTCAAGGCtccagtaagccatgatcacaccacaactgcactccagcctgggcaacagagtgagaccttatctcaaaacaaaccaacaaacaaacaaacaactataTATATAAGAAAGGCCTTTTTATAAGCCTCCAATCAGGTTTCCAGATGATGTTACTGTGTGCTTGTTTGCAGGTTTCTCCCTCTGCAGTTTGTGACTCTTTCTGTGCATGACGCAGAGAACATGCGCCTAAAAGTAAAGCTGGTGAGTGGTCGAGCCTACTACTTACAGCTCTGCACTTCTGCATGTAAACAGGACACCTTGTTTTCTCAATGGGTGGCCCTCATCTCCCTCTTGAATCAGGAGAAAGCCAAAGTTTCCAAAGTGTCAGAGGTTTCAAGTCTCTCAGGAATTACGAATAGCACAGACGTCACAGGCTCCACGGATGTGATGGATATCACAGCATTCACAGCCATCCTGACCCCGTACATGTACACAGGTAGAGGCCCTGAACATGTCAGGGACAGCATAGATTTCTCAGAATTCACAGACATCACCGACATCACAGATGTCACAGACCTTCCAGAAAATGAGGTCCCAGAGGTCCCGGATATAAGAATTGTTACAGAAGTCATAGAAGTCAGAGAAGCCACAGAAGTCACAGACAACTCTGATATTACAAACTGCTCGGGAGTCACAGTGGTGTTTGAAAACAATGACTTAATCAGGGCCAGGCAAGAGGAGAAGGTACGTGTCACTGAAGGCTTTCATGTTTTAATAACTGAGAACTAGAGTGATTACCAAGATCACACTTCTTGGTTAGCTGACATTGATTATCAAAATGCTATGGAACCTACCTACTCTGAGTAACCCAATTTTAATAGTGAGATTCGATCTCTGAACCCTGGTGTAAAGGAGTTGTAAGATGTCTCCTGAAATAGGCAGTGACAACCGTTAACATAAATCTTAGCCCAGCATCCAAAATGGAAAGAACCTTGGAATCAGAATCAGAACCAAGTTAGACTCTCAACCTGCAACATATTACTTGTGTGACTTCGCCCAAGTCACATAATCCacatgagcctcagtttcctcacttctaAAATAAGGATATTAATACAATGTAAGGGTTATTTtctggtttaaaaatatatagcagtACCCAGTACCTTGAAGGATGGGATGGAATTTCTATGGGTAAACATGAGGATGGAAATaggataataaaaaacaaaacaaaatgaatggcTTTAGAAAAGGCCAGAGAGTGGAAAAACACAGAGTCATGTCCAAAAATGTTTCATTCAGTTGGGCTAGAGGATAATATATATGGAGAATAGTAGAAAATAGGACTGGAAAGTTGCTTAAAAACCTTGAGAGCCAAATTTAAAGTGAGAACTCTTTGGGCAAACCTTAGTGACCACAGTCTCCTGTGTAAGGGAATGAAGGagctgtgtttttaaaagattaatctAATGGCAGGATGGATTATAGGTAAAGAGATCTGTTTGAAGACTACTGTTGAAAAACTTCCTCTAGGTCCACAATAGAAAaaaggccggtgcagtggctcacacccgtaatctcggcactttgggaggccaagacaggtggattgcttgagcttgggagttcaagaccagcctaggaaacatggcgaaaccccatctctactaaaaatacaaaaattagctgggcatggtggtgtatgcctgtagtaccagctgctagggaggctgaggtgggaggattacttgacccTTGGAGGTAGAGggtgcaataagccaagatcgtgccactgctctccagcctgggtgacagagtcacaCCCTgactcaaaacacacacacacacacacacacacacacacacacacacacacgaaaagaaaaatggtagggctgggcacggtggctcatgtctataatcccagcactttgggagaccaaggcgggcggatcacctgaggtcaggagtttgagaccagtctggccaacatggcaaaaccctatctctactagaaaataaaaattagctggtgtggtagtgggcacctgtaatcccagctacctgggaggctgaggcaggagaattgcttgaacctgggaggtggaggttgcagtgagctgagatcacgccattgcactccagcctgggcgacacagtaagaccctgtctcaaaaaacaaacaaacaaacaaaaaacct
The Theropithecus gelada isolate Dixy chromosome 7b, Tgel_1.0, whole genome shotgun sequence DNA segment above includes these coding regions:
- the FAM71D gene encoding protein FAM71D, yielding MKKNTSKSTTRINEQDALCTPHSHDPRDLQSMLDGGEYAPFVSPPMLESNFIQVNRRGESIYLHNRANWVTVGICSSSSTHKIPNVMLLAHLTPGARKDTEPLFKSLLTSPPAEKLVLTRFLPLQFVTLSVHDAENMRLKVKLVSGRAYYLQLCTSACKQDTLFSQWVALISLLNQEKAKVSKVSEVSSLSGITNSTDVTGSTDVMDITAFTAILTPYMYTGRGPEHVRDSIDFSEFTDITDITDVTDLPENEVPEVPDIRIVTEVIEVREATEVTDNSDITNCSGVTVVFENNDLIRARQEEKEKLKNILKPGCLQDTKSKSELKESSKHVTISNITLTFEGKRYFQTTLTPVESEANTSKEMENTTSEEKTPDFQSTALEAEESRSLRTESNTSVLSPHIKSPSNFLKLVPHLSPLFSRE